The segment CCCCTCCGCCATGTCATCGGAGCACTGGGCGCTGAGAAGAAAGAAATGCGCTTAGTTATTGGTCTCTTTTTACACGccacagaaaagagagagcttTGTTTTCCCCTTAAATTTGCTCACAGACAACAAGTTTCTCCTCGGCTGCCAGAGTCTGCAGTAAACGGGGCTgaacagagctttctctgtatCAGACGCACAAGTAAGAAAGCAAAGCGTGCTTCAAGTTGTCAAAGGGTTCCTTCAACTTCAATTTATTACATATTTTTGTGAATCATGTGATGAAGTTTATTTGTTCACATACAAAtccattttaagatttaaaCTCCACTAATTTAAGGACTTTCCTCCGCTTCCCTCAACCCTTCAGCGTGTTATGATTTGATCTTTTGAGAATTCACATCAACCTCAGAAGTGAAGTATATTTTCTTGCGACTCACATTTGTGTGCGACAGATCGATCCTGAAGTCGGAGTCGGCCCTGAGCGTCAACAAGCTGCCAGCTGCCCAGACTCTCCTCGCTGCCGTTGAGCGACCTTCGCGAGGGAACCAGAGTGAATAGATTCCCCTGAGGGCGACGGATCCGCGGGAATGTCCGACGGCCTTAAggacacaggaaacacatgagGAGTCAGAACAGTATGAATTAAAGAAAAGgttaaaatctaaaagaaagcaggcaGAGGATTCAGACCCTCACCTTCACTGTGGTCCTTGTGATGCAGGGAGACGTGGTACCTTCGAGGGTAGGTGCCTCCTTTCCCTGCTACCCGGTCATACACGTGATTCTCCCGGTCTGGAAGCAAAAGTCAAAGATTGTCCAACCACAGTTCATTCAAATGACCTTCTATACTACTTCCCTCGCTTATAcgaataaaaaatatatgaataattgAGATGAGATGTATTCATTGAGGTAAATTTACGTTGCTTTTAAAGGAAGAGGACAAGTCTTTGGCGTAAACATGGATCTTAACTTGCAGCCATGGAGCCTTTAAGATTGAGCATGAGTCTGAACGTGCTTTATTCCATAAGATGTGACTGTGCTGCTTTAAAGCAGTATGTACCTGGGTGGTGACTGTGCATTTTAAGTGGCAAAGGAGCAACTCTTACCTGAGCAGTCCTGACGGTTATCAGGGTAACTCTTGGCTCGGTGCATGCGGGACTTCCTCAGAGACGGGCTGTGGAAAGAAGACAGTTGTTGGACTTTGTGGGCCTCCATAGCACAGGTCATACTTCTAATGTTGTGAACACCAgctataaataaacaaatgttgaatgaaaaTGATCTGATCACTTGTGAGTTACTGGTTAAGAAAAGCAGATAATTTGCTCCTCACCTGTCGGAGTTGCTGTCCAGAGACTGACAGCTTCCAGAGACAGAGTTCTCTGCACTGCTCCAGGGATCCAGCACCTGAaggaaaaatacatttgaatattttgaCAGAAGGGATCCAGGATTTCCTATTTCTACAACACTGTCAGGGAAGTTTTGGAAGAGAATAACACTGTGGTGTCTCTACTTCCTGAAACTGTGCCCCATATCACTGAGAACCAGCCAAGATACAATCATATTAGTGAGCATAAAAATCCTGAAATACCAGAAGGTCATGATTCAAGATCTGTTTATGTGATCAGATCTTGTCAGGTTATATAGACGCaccatgttaaatctgaattttaTGCTGGATTAGgaactcacacactgatcactgGTCTCAGGGATGAACTCCCCCTCACTGTTGATGCTGGTGTAGGAACCTTGGCGGGCAATCCTCTGCTGGCGTTCAGGCACATACCCAGGAGGCGGCGAACTTCTACCCGTGTTCTGAGAACCTGGGATGACACAGAAGTTATGAGTATAAAGGAAACATTGAatgtatgaaaataaagaacTTATCTGGACTAAACAGGCCGGAGGACTACTGGGTTTGTTTTTGGACCACTTAGCCTGTTTTAGCATTAAAGGGCTTGAGCTGTCAGAGTCCAGCCTTACAGCCCTCCTGCAGCCACTCAACCCCCCTCCTTCAGAGGACAAAAATCCTAAACCAGGCCACTTATCCACCACACTAATAGCATTCTgtaatctgattggctgctttcCAGCAGGCATCGTCTAGTGATGGTGAACAGGAAAAGGAAGAGGACCCATTGCTAAAAGGGGAAGCCGAAGAAGGAACAGCCACAGAGCAAGCGAGTGAGAAGGCGACAGACAGGGAAATCCAGGTAGTTAAAAAAGAAGTTACATAACACAGCTACCCTTTAACTGCACATTTACAAAACGCTCAGACTTCTGAGGAAAATAAAGTGTCTACATTTCCTCCTGTGAGTCAGAATGGGAACAAtcttaaagtgagagacagactTTAAAGACAGATAAGTACCCGTTGATAGGTGGCGCCCCCTGGGTTCAGCGGACTGGTACACCGTGCTGACGTCTCCAGTGGACTGGGAAGGCTTAATCCTCACCTGCTTACATGGCACATGatgggagggggaggaggcCTGTTGtgtacagaggagaggagaacacAGCACATGACTGAACAATCTCTTCATGTCAACAAGCCTCTCAGTGTTATGCAAATGTGATGAAGAAATCTGTCCTTTTTACAACATCGCTCCGTGGTGAACAGACAGTGGTGCAAGACTGTGCTGTAAATTCATgcccagcgtgtgtgtgtgtgtgtgtgtgtctctgtgtgtgtgtgtgtgtgtgtgtgtgtgtgtgtgtgtgtgtgtgtgtgtgtgtgtgtgtgtgtgtgtgtgtgtgtgtgtgtgtgtgtgtgtgtgtgtgtgtgtgtgtgactcacaTTGCTGTGCTCCTGTGTGAGCAGCAGGATCCTGATGCTCTTCATGTTGGAGCTTCGGTCGAGCAGGTCGATTGCTTTGTCCAGGTCATCCTGATCTCGCAGAGGGATGGATAACTACCAggatgcagacaaacacacacaataatcAAATATATGCAGTCACTCATAACAAGAAACACaagcatgaataaaatacagacATAAACGTACTACATGCTCATATTAAAGGAATAGTTTGTGTAATTATTTATAGAAAAGGGGTAAAACATCACAGGGGAACTCCTGATTCCATACCataggatacaatatgatacccAATACGTTGCCACATAAATTATAGTATCGTTATACAGTAATTCtgcaatattttttattattattattatttatttatttgtttttaagttatatttttgggctttttgcctttattgatagtacagttgaagagagacaggaaatgtggggagtagagagcgggggaagacatgcagcaaatggttgcggctgggagtcgaaccagcgacctcttcGACGAGGACTATACCCTCTGTATGTGGgtcgcttagaccgctagaccaccagcgcccctgattCTGCAATATTTGATAAAGTGCAAGACACTCATATAGTCAAGGATCATGATTTCTGTGTGACCGCAGGATTAATGTCATTGGCGTCACCACAAAGAGTCATAAAGTAGTGACACAGTGAGTCAATACAATGACTGTATCAAACTAATCAGGATGATGATATGTTGACATATTTATACTGTCCCATCCCTATTCTGTCCAATGAAGACTTTCTTTCAGATAAAGTGAAATctacagaaaaacagacacaaataaaaacataatgaaTGTAGAAATATTTAGATATGcgtttagagcaggggttctcaaagtgtgggtcgggaccccctggggggtaaCGAGACACAAATCGGGGGTCGTGAGAtttcttccagaatgttttttctttttaagttatctaaaaatatttattattactattattattattattattattattattatttttattattatttggttATTAAccttgttttctcatgtttatctttctttttgtttgaactgctaattactattatttcttcattataattattattttgtattttttgtatttatttattttttcttctctttgttggttttctattacttatatataatttgttaagttgtggtgaacaaagaaatactgaaaaatgcaataaaaaaaagttgaatgtcaaaagttatcaaaaaatAGTAAagtttacccattatagtaaaaaatatccacaaaaacagtagctaaccttgaaataaaaccttgaaaatagaaaatgtaatgagttttctgcctttttttgttgccagatgactcctaagtttagtgttagtgaacagttaattatcaaaagcatcagtagcagcaggttaattcataacggcacaggaaacacagatacATGCTCATGGAGGTAGGCTAAATCTctgccacattaaatcactttgagggacagtgggggtcacgagtctttggcaccaatattttgggggttgctggctgaaaagtttggggacccctgGTTTAGAGCATGCAACAATCAGCTGATCCATtcattctttttaatttttcatgcaaaaacacaaaaccctCTTGAGCTACAGCCTCTCAGTGACAGACGTTCTGCTGTGTTGGTAATGAAAGGGGAAAATGTGAAGAGTCTCAGTTTTACCTCATTATTCATATAATTCAGGTCGAGCTGCTGGCCAAAGACACTCTTGACCTTCTGCTGGATTTCCTCAAACTGCACAGGCCGTCCAAACATTAAGATCCTACatgagaaagaagtaaagaaatcaCATGGACGGACAGATGAGAGACGTATCCCGGCTGCAAAGGAAACTGCTTTCCGACTAACATGCACACGTGCAACAAAACCAACACAGGCTGCTCTCTTTCTTGCAGATTCCTGTAAGTGCACCTTGCATACTTGTGGTCTGTGCTGGCAACCACCGACAAACCACAGTCCTCTCCCCCCCTTTCAGTTCTGCAGCTCACATACCAGTCTGAAGTAAGAGCCGGAGTGTGTGTTTCACTCTGAGATGTGCATTTTCTCATGAACCGTAACATGTGACGAGAGCAGCGTGTTTGAGTGAGAGTGTTTACGTCTCTGTGTGAGTTCATGCTCCCTTCTCTGGATGTATACATGTTACTGCCTTGAgggaaaagggggaaaaaagataGAGTCAcactcacctcctctctcctgagaACTCAAACTTTATCCTGACATCATCCTGGGagtgagaggaaacaggagagtGAAAGAGTGCACACAGGAGGACAGTAAAGACAGACTGTTATATTCAAACTATTGCATCCTATGTAGCAATCTTCTTCAAGCTTGTTTAGTCCAAACGGTCATCATGAATGTTAAAGACTGGCTTGTAATGCTAGATTATAACTTAAAATCTCCTTCCAAGTCCAAAGTAAGTGACTGAGGTGGGAAAATGGTGCAGTCTGTCCATCCCAGGGGAACAATCTCCGGCTTTAAGCAAACACAACTCTTTTTACTCTCACTCTGATCTGTGGCTGCAGCCGTGGTGGACGAGGAAGGTGGGTGGGCTGAGGGCTACTTCTCGACACAAGCAGAATATATTTTTAGAGAAGAAGTTGAAAATAACTCAGTGCACTTTAATGCATTTCAGATGCAGAGTAGAGGTGGGTGGCTATCTTGGGAATCCAGCAGCAGTTATGTTAAATTAGCAAACTGTGTGGGCTGGAGGAAACACAGTAAGAAACATGAATATCTCTGCATGGGGATACCTGATGATTGCACAATTCTTAATTACAGCGGtggtttaaaatgtgtattttatgGAATCTGAAGTCATGGAGGAAACTTAACTCTGTCTGCATTTAATCCTCACTGACTTATAAACTCACTGCAGATCATAGTGAGCATGACtttgaatcagtgtgtgtgttctatcGTCTCCCACAGAGATGCAGCTGTGCACAAATACACTGATCATGTCTATCCTCCTTAAGAGTGAGGACTATTTAAGATATATTCCTGCAGATGATTCAGGTATTGTAACCTTAATTCACTGTGTTTGTATTCAgagaaatcaaacatgtttctgtgtattatgtgtgcagcatgtttcaGCTTAAAGCCCAGATGATAACAAAGGTTTTATCCTGTGCTACTCTGAAATATTTCTAGTATTCCTGTGTTTCAATCCTGGCTTAGGAGACCTTTACACAAGCTGTTGCTTCTAGAGGAGtctttgaaatatttaaatggTGGTGATAAATCTTTACAGGCGCAGCTGAGGCTCAGTGGATCATCTATCAATCTGCAGGTTAGTGGTTTGCTCCTGCAGCCACACACCAAAGCCAAAGAGTTCCTggacaagacactgaaccctgatgTGCAAAAGAGATAGAAGTAGAATAGAAAAGTGCCGTATAAATAGAAGTCCATTCCACCATCGGCTTCATGCTCTACCTGTCTGTTGGCCTGGGCTGGTGTCTTGGGTTTGCCGCTGTCGTATGTCGACAGAGGTTGGCGCCGCGTCATCTGGAGGGCAACCAGGTCCTTCATTATGGAGTGGAGAGCCTGCCTCTCATCTGGAGAGGATAACGAGCAGGGGAAATACACAATTAGTGTGTGGATTGGAAAATGAATGAGCTGTGTGTACTCCTATGACAGAAAGTCTCTTGCAATTAATTCTGCGCTTGAAGGTGCGAGCAGGTAATTAGTCCGCGGTCTTTAACTGCAGCCATATGGAGACGGTCCTGTGTCGGGGTGTCAGAGCCAGAGAAGGATTGCAGTGTTTTTGATATGCCTATTCCCATGTTTGATCTCAGGGCAAGCTCTGCTCCGGCTGAACTAGCTCATGAAGAGAAAATATTCTCCTTGTGTAGTTTGGACAGACATCATACGGCACCGGGGCAGCGGACAAAACCAGACCCCCGTCTCCATAGAGCCAAAAACCAATGTTTCACCCGGCAGTGTCTGGAGCAGACTCTTGAGCAGAGTCCAGCCTCTGGCCTCAGGGATGCtgttcagtgtgagtgtgtgtgtgtctgtttttatctcatGATTTGAGGAAATCAGTCTCTCTAAATGACCGTCTGACATTGGAAAGACTTACTCATTGTGGCGATGTTTGCGTACGTGAGCTTCAAATCAGTCCCCAGAACCTTGACTCTGCTTTGCCAACCAGCCCGCAGCCTGCagtgataaaaacacagatcaaTTAGTTATGACAAAGAACAGTGAACTGAGGCCGGCACTGTTTGAGTTCATAACCTGAAGGCTGGCGTGACTGCATCCACATTATATTTGCTCCATAATTCAATTACATCTTTGAGGGTTTTAATGTGACATCAAACAGAAAAGCTTATTTTCAGTCGGCACAGACCCGTCCTCTTGCATAATTCCGTGCAGGCATGTCAGAAATGTAACATAACCCTGCAGAGCCCCGGACCTACAGATTTCTCAGACTCCAGTTCAGAGTAAAAGCAAAGtgtgcagtgcatgtgtgagaaAGTGTGCTGTCTGTTTTGCCCATGAGAAGGAATGACAATTGGAAACGGCTGAAATTCAAGCTGCATTGGCAGCAATCAGTCTGCCAAAGATTTTATGGGGACTTTTCTGCCATTTAGAGAGCAACAGCTTTAAAAGTTTGATTGCACGAGCAGCAGAAACTCCTAcctctgtgctgttttttttttcaaactccaTTGTTGATGGAAACAGGGCAATTTTATCTGGCTCCCTAAAGGCGTCAACAGAGTTATAAACCCAGGAATTTCCTTCAATGGAGAGGGTTTTCCTAAATTTGTACCAATAAACCGAAGTATTCAAACTAATTCAGAGGGGGAGAACACAAAGACTCTTGTGTTGTGGTGACTTTGAGGTCCTTAACTTGAACTTAATTCACTATAAGAGTAGATGATGGATGAAATCTGGTGGTATAATTTGGTTAAAGGGACGCACTAACCCGGCTTCTTTTATCCATAAGTTAAGGATCATTGTTGTATATGATTGCTGAAGGGACTGCTGTGACACTGAGGGCTGATTTTCATCCCATTGTGACTGTATGAATGTTCACAAAGGCTGCATATACAAAGTCTGGGCACAGATACTAAACTGGAGGAGCCTCCAAATTCTCTATcgtgaatataaatgttagaacCTGCATTAgtaatatgttttcttttatctaTATCAGTACAATGTGGAGCCATATTCTGTCACTACAAATGCGATGAGtccctcaggctgctctcagaGCTGTACTTTCCCATGGCTGCTCTCATGAGtcacaaagaagaaagagataaaGAGCAGAGTCCACTGTAAACCAAGCATATCCCAGGATTACACTGAAGCAAATCATTCCGGCTGCATTGATTTGGTGGTGAGGTAAGCTTTGAGAAATAACGGTTTCATTTACAGTAAAGTGTGGAAAAACCACGCAGAGTAAAAACCCTGGATCAGGATGATCAGTGTCTCAGGATGGAGCACAGAGGAGAGGTTGTAACTGTCTCCCTGAGGGCAGATTGGAAAAGTCAGAAGGCCGCCTGAGAAGAAAAAACTCAGGAactatttctgtatttaaaacGGGCACCATTGGCACCTGAGGCAACCCATTGGCTGTGTGGATTTCTGGGTAATAATCACCCACAGGAATCCCTGGCATGTCCGCATGTGGTCGGTGGAGCGTTGCCATGCTGCTTTCAAGCTTCTGCCGCTCTCGTGTTCACCCGCCAACGGAGTGGGTGCCAAGGACTTTTATCCTGTAACCCTTCTAACTTTCATGCTTATGGCTTTTTCTCACATTCTGAATAACAGAGTTAATGAGGTGTGCGATTCCACCATCAGAAGCATGGCTGTGCGGTCATTTCAGGACACTGTGAGAAAGTTTCCCCTCTCTAACTTTGAAATTTCCTCTAAAAAAAGATGTGAAGGTGCTGCTGAAAAATGCACAGAGTTCCTTCAGGAAACAACACAGCATAAAACTCTGTCCATTCTCACAGTAACCCTCTTCTCTCTCAATCCTCCTGATTTCAATTACCTCCAAGGCGGAATTCAGGGAATTCATTGGAGAGGGAGTCTGAGCTCTACCAgtccagtcagctgtgcccgCTTTATTTTTCCTTGTATCACATTTCCAGGACTAGCAGGATTTACATGGATTTgactccccccctctctctactctgtctgctctgagaggtgtttagtctgaggctgtttttccCAGCCACAGCTCTTACTCTGTCTCTCGCCAGAGATGCATCTGGATTCAGGACTCGTCAGCAAAATCCCCTTGGCCCGATGTCATTCCTGTTTCAGGTGCACATGTGTTTCAGGATCAGATTAACAACCACATTTGAATATTGCAATCTCAACAAGATGCAAGCGTTTGCTTTAGCTTCAATTTCAAAGAACCTTTCTATCACTTAAATGCagcaaaatacatttaaatgacatTACAAAGGGTACGCTTATGAACAATCTAGTCATGAATGCAAAATCTGTGTTTTGAAAAGCATGATTATTCTGCGAGTAACAATATTTGaggcttgattttttttacatcagtaGTGAGTAAACACAGCTGTCAAACTGGG is part of the Notolabrus celidotus isolate fNotCel1 chromosome 20, fNotCel1.pri, whole genome shotgun sequence genome and harbors:
- the map3k3 gene encoding mitogen-activated protein kinase kinase kinase 3: MNERQALHSIMKDLVALQMTRRQPLSTYDSGKPKTPAQANRQDDVRIKFEFSGERRILMFGRPVQFEEIQQKVKSVFGQQLDLNYMNNELSIPLRDQDDLDKAIDLLDRSSNMKSIRILLLTQEHSNASSPSHHVPCKQVRIKPSQSTGDVSTVYQSAEPRGRHLSTGSQNTGRSSPPPGYVPERQQRIARQGSYTSINSEGEFIPETSDQCVLDPWSSAENSVSGSCQSLDSNSDSPSLRKSRMHRAKSYPDNRQDCSDRENHVYDRVAGKGGTYPRRYHVSLHHKDHSEGRRTFPRIRRPQGNLFTLVPSRRSLNGSEESLGSWQLVDAQGRLRLQDRSVAHKSPSAPMTWRRGKLLGQGAFGRVYLCYDVDTGRELAAKQVQFDPESPDTSKEVSALECEIQLLKNLHHERIVQYYGCLRDHNEKTLTIFMEYMPGGSVKDQLKAYGALTENVTRKYTRQILEGMSYLHSNMIVHRDIKGANILRDSEGNVKLGDFGASKRLQTICMSGTGIRSVTGTPYWMSPEVISGEGYGRKADVWSLGCTVVEMLTEKPPWAEFEAMAAIFKIATQPTNPLLPSHTSDQARDFIGCIFVEAKHRPSAEELLRHPFSQILC